The following are from one region of the Geoalkalibacter subterraneus genome:
- a CDS encoding YbeD family protein: MNDRHPKPEELFDFPCDHVFKAMGPNTELFVFEVRRAVSGVLPVSQDAVKVRPSGKGNYVSVSVVVRVHNFDQVTGVYDALRQIDDLKYLL, encoded by the coding sequence ATGAATGATCGACACCCGAAACCGGAAGAGTTGTTTGATTTTCCCTGCGATCATGTTTTCAAGGCGATGGGGCCCAACACCGAGCTGTTCGTTTTTGAGGTAAGGCGGGCAGTTTCAGGCGTTCTTCCCGTGTCGCAGGATGCGGTCAAGGTTCGCCCCAGCGGCAAAGGCAATTATGTCTCCGTTTCCGTTGTGGTTCGTGTTCACAACTTCGATCAGGTCACAGGGGTTTATGACGCTCTGCGGCAGATCGATGACCTGAAATATCTCCTCTGA
- a CDS encoding YqiA/YcfP family alpha/beta fold hydrolase — protein sequence MQPTIYFAHGKESGPWGSKIQALASVAERQGYRVESPDYSRIADPDVRVERLLSLAAHEAGPLVLVGSSMGGYVSTVASAQLRPAGLFLMAPAFYLPGYEVQEPVPEAKLTALVHGWNDEVVPVENAIRFAGKHRCELHLFHSDHRLMSHLQVITGVFDDFLRRLA from the coding sequence ATGCAACCCACGATCTACTTCGCCCACGGCAAGGAAAGCGGTCCCTGGGGATCGAAGATTCAGGCGCTGGCCTCGGTGGCTGAGCGTCAGGGCTACCGGGTGGAGAGCCCCGATTATTCCCGCATCGCTGATCCCGATGTCCGGGTCGAAAGGCTTCTGTCCCTTGCCGCCCATGAAGCCGGGCCTCTGGTGCTGGTCGGCTCCAGCATGGGAGGCTATGTTTCGACGGTGGCCTCGGCGCAGCTTCGGCCGGCAGGATTGTTCCTCATGGCTCCCGCTTTTTATCTGCCCGGGTATGAGGTGCAGGAGCCGGTTCCCGAGGCGAAGCTGACCGCGCTCGTTCATGGATGGAATGATGAGGTCGTGCCCGTTGAAAACGCCATCCGTTTTGCCGGCAAGCACCGGTGCGAACTCCACCTGTTCCACAGCGACCACCGCTTGATGAGCCACCTGCAGGTTATAACGGGGGTTTTCGACGATTTTCTCCGCCGACTGGCCTAG
- a CDS encoding isochorismatase family protein encodes MNNNVSKFILERDQAVLVVVDVQERLVPAMDQGRYAEVLRNIDFVLKSARLLEVPVVGTEQYPRGIGHMVPELADACRDKVIEKLTFGCCGEPSFIEHMNSLGRRQAIVVGMEAHVCVYQTVLGLLREGFDVHLVRDGIMSRGEIDYLNALESARSAGAVVTTSETAVFQLVKVSSDPQFKEISAMVKARSSVK; translated from the coding sequence ATGAACAATAACGTGAGCAAATTCATTCTGGAGCGCGACCAGGCCGTTCTGGTCGTGGTTGATGTGCAGGAGCGGCTGGTCCCGGCCATGGACCAGGGACGCTACGCCGAAGTTCTGCGCAATATCGATTTCGTGCTGAAAAGCGCGCGCCTGCTCGAGGTCCCGGTGGTCGGCACGGAGCAGTATCCGCGCGGCATCGGTCACATGGTACCCGAATTAGCCGATGCCTGTCGCGACAAGGTCATTGAAAAGCTCACCTTTGGATGCTGCGGCGAACCCTCTTTCATCGAGCACATGAATTCCCTGGGACGCCGCCAGGCGATTGTCGTCGGCATGGAAGCCCATGTGTGCGTCTACCAGACGGTGCTGGGATTGCTGCGGGAAGGATTTGACGTGCACCTGGTCCGCGACGGCATCATGTCGCGAGGCGAGATCGACTATCTCAATGCCCTGGAATCGGCCCGGTCGGCGGGAGCGGTGGTCACCACCTCGGAGACGGCGGTGTTTCAACTGGTCAAGGTATCAAGCGATCCGCAGTTCAAGGAGATCTCCGCGATGGTGAAGGCGCGTTCGAGTGTAAAGTAA
- a CDS encoding DHH family phosphoesterase, translated as MTEQILTKIDQGRRFLVASHSGPDGDAIASTLALTNGLRALGKEVVAYNQDPVPDSLQFLPGSNLIVHQVDDGAFDVVFVLDAGELHRAGTHLRDAGSFLINIDHHPYFEAFGDINYVDEEACATGGLIYRILKKRPAALTPDVALCIYTAILADTGSFRYSNANPEAFRIAADLVEIGGINPWDVAGGLYESQDEKRLRLLALSLATLTVSSCGKFATMTLTSEMMSQTGSEAQHTDGFVNYPRSIRGVEVAILFRQTGPRSYKVGFRSKGKINVGELAHQLGGGGHHNAAGANLEGDLDQVRAMVFDRLNIEVGA; from the coding sequence ATGACCGAACAGATACTGACGAAGATTGACCAGGGCCGGCGTTTTCTTGTCGCCTCCCATTCCGGCCCTGATGGTGATGCCATTGCTTCGACGCTCGCCTTGACCAACGGTTTACGTGCCCTGGGCAAAGAGGTCGTGGCCTACAACCAGGATCCCGTTCCCGATTCGCTACAGTTTCTGCCCGGCTCCAATCTGATTGTCCATCAAGTTGATGACGGTGCTTTCGATGTTGTTTTCGTGCTTGATGCCGGAGAATTGCATCGCGCCGGAACTCATCTGCGCGACGCAGGCTCTTTTCTGATCAATATCGATCATCATCCGTACTTCGAAGCCTTCGGCGATATCAACTATGTTGACGAAGAGGCCTGTGCGACCGGTGGCCTGATCTACCGGATCCTCAAAAAGCGTCCGGCCGCACTTACGCCCGATGTGGCCCTGTGCATCTATACGGCAATTCTTGCCGACACCGGCTCGTTCCGCTATTCCAATGCCAACCCCGAGGCCTTTCGCATTGCCGCCGATCTGGTCGAAATCGGCGGGATAAATCCCTGGGATGTGGCGGGCGGTCTTTATGAGAGCCAGGACGAAAAGCGACTGCGCCTTCTGGCTCTGTCTCTTGCGACATTGACCGTCTCCTCCTGCGGCAAATTTGCCACCATGACCCTGACTTCCGAAATGATGAGCCAGACAGGCTCCGAAGCTCAGCATACCGACGGCTTCGTCAACTATCCCCGCTCCATTCGAGGGGTCGAAGTCGCCATCCTCTTCAGGCAGACCGGCCCTCGTTCCTACAAGGTGGGTTTCCGCTCCAAGGGCAAGATCAATGTGGGCGAACTTGCACACCAGCTCGGCGGCGGAGGCCATCACAATGCCGCCGGCGCAAACCTGGAGGGCGATCTTGACCAGGTCCGGGCGATGGTGTTCGATCGACTGAACATCGAGGTCGGCGCCTGA
- the pnp gene encoding polyribonucleotide nucleotidyltransferase, translated as MAFHKVETEFNGQPLTIETGKMARQADGAVVITYGETKVLCTVVSARKMREGQDFFPLTVNYQEKFYAAGKIPGSFFRRERGASERETLICRLIDRPMRPLFPKGYMFETQIMPWVISADLINDPDTLAIVAASAAVEVSDIPFNGPIAAVRVGRVDGKLVANPTLQQMENSDLDITVAGSREAVIMVEGEAELLSEDEMLEAIFFGHESLQPLIDLQIKLRDLVGQAKREFEIPETDASLEERVEQLCADKVLEAMKIRAKQERSAAMSEIRQSVKDALAEEFPESEGEISGLIGKVEKRVVRGMIIKDKVRIDGRDMTTVRPITCDVGVLPRAHGSALFTRGETQALVAVALGTSVDEQRMDNVQGMEFKKFLLHYNFPPFCVGETSMRLFPGRREIGHGYLAERSVAKILPNYDDFPYTIRIVSDILESNGSSSMASVCGSSLALMDAGVPVKEPVAGIAMGLIKEGDDVAVLSDILGDEDHLGDMDFKVTGTSKGVTALQMDIKITGVTKDIMKQALEQARSGRMHILGEMAKAIENPRGDLSPYAPRITTIRVKPDQVRTVIGSGGKNIRGIIEATGCAIDIEDDGRINIASADGEAAKKAIKMIRDLTQEAEVGKLYQGVVRKVMEFGAFVEIFPGTDGLVHVSELAKERVQKVTDILNEGDEVLVKCIGIDKQGKIKLSRKEALGQKSPEDGE; from the coding sequence ATGGCTTTTCACAAAGTAGAAACAGAGTTCAATGGACAACCCCTGACGATCGAAACCGGGAAGATGGCCCGTCAGGCTGACGGCGCAGTGGTCATTACCTACGGTGAGACCAAGGTTCTGTGTACCGTCGTTTCGGCCCGCAAAATGCGCGAAGGGCAGGATTTCTTCCCCCTGACCGTCAACTACCAGGAAAAATTCTATGCCGCCGGAAAAATTCCCGGCTCCTTCTTCCGTCGCGAGCGCGGCGCCAGCGAGCGGGAAACTCTCATCTGCCGCCTGATCGACCGCCCCATGCGCCCCCTGTTCCCCAAAGGGTACATGTTTGAAACCCAGATCATGCCTTGGGTGATTTCAGCCGACCTGATCAATGATCCCGACACTCTCGCTATTGTGGCAGCATCTGCTGCAGTTGAAGTGTCCGACATCCCTTTCAACGGACCTATTGCCGCTGTGCGTGTCGGCAGGGTGGACGGAAAACTGGTCGCTAATCCGACTCTTCAGCAGATGGAGAACAGCGATCTCGATATCACCGTTGCCGGCTCCCGCGAGGCGGTCATCATGGTCGAAGGCGAAGCAGAGCTGCTGTCCGAGGATGAAATGCTTGAGGCGATCTTCTTCGGGCACGAATCCCTGCAGCCGCTGATCGATCTTCAGATCAAACTGCGTGACCTGGTGGGTCAGGCCAAGCGTGAATTTGAAATCCCTGAAACTGATGCGTCCCTGGAGGAGCGTGTTGAGCAGTTGTGCGCCGACAAAGTCCTCGAGGCCATGAAAATTCGCGCCAAGCAGGAGCGTTCTGCTGCCATGAGTGAAATTCGCCAATCAGTGAAAGACGCTTTGGCCGAAGAGTTCCCTGAAAGTGAAGGGGAGATCTCCGGACTGATCGGCAAGGTTGAAAAGCGCGTGGTGCGCGGCATGATCATCAAGGACAAGGTGCGCATCGACGGCCGCGACATGACGACTGTCCGTCCGATCACCTGTGACGTCGGAGTGCTGCCCCGGGCCCACGGCAGCGCCCTTTTTACCCGCGGGGAAACACAGGCCCTGGTCGCTGTGGCGCTCGGCACCTCGGTGGACGAGCAGCGTATGGACAACGTGCAGGGAATGGAATTCAAGAAATTCCTGCTGCACTACAACTTCCCGCCGTTCTGCGTCGGCGAAACCAGCATGCGCCTGTTCCCCGGGCGTCGCGAAATCGGCCATGGTTACCTGGCCGAGCGTTCGGTCGCAAAAATTCTTCCGAACTACGACGATTTCCCTTATACCATCCGCATTGTCTCGGACATTCTTGAGTCCAATGGTTCATCTTCCATGGCGTCCGTATGCGGCTCCTCCCTGGCTCTGATGGATGCCGGCGTTCCCGTGAAGGAGCCCGTTGCCGGTATTGCCATGGGCCTGATCAAGGAAGGCGATGATGTCGCGGTTCTCAGCGATATTCTCGGCGACGAGGACCACCTCGGCGACATGGACTTCAAGGTCACCGGGACCAGTAAAGGCGTAACCGCCCTGCAGATGGACATCAAGATCACCGGGGTTACCAAGGACATCATGAAGCAGGCGTTGGAGCAGGCGCGCTCCGGGCGTATGCATATTCTTGGCGAGATGGCCAAAGCGATCGAAAATCCGCGCGGCGACCTCTCTCCCTATGCTCCGCGCATCACCACTATTCGCGTCAAGCCCGATCAGGTGCGCACCGTCATCGGTTCCGGCGGCAAGAATATTCGTGGGATCATTGAAGCGACCGGCTGCGCCATCGACATTGAAGATGACGGCCGCATCAACATCGCTTCCGCCGACGGCGAAGCCGCCAAGAAGGCGATCAAGATGATCCGCGACCTGACCCAGGAAGCCGAGGTCGGTAAGCTCTATCAGGGTGTTGTGCGCAAGGTGATGGAATTCGGCGCTTTCGTCGAAATCTTCCCAGGCACCGACGGCCTGGTCCACGTTTCCGAACTGGCCAAGGAACGCGTGCAGAAGGTCACCGATATTCTCAACGAAGGTGATGAAGTGCTCGTCAAATGCATCGGCATCGACAAACAGGGCAAGATCAAACTTTCCCGCAAGGAAGCTCTGGGGCAGAAATCGCCCGAAGACGGCGAGTGA
- a CDS encoding L-threonylcarbamoyladenylate synthase: protein MIISINPENPQLRLIRQVVDKLKQGGVIAYPTDTNYGIGCDIFNKKGVKNIYQIKKRDARKPFSFICADLSDVSNYAQVSNFAFKIMKRHLPGPYTFVLEATRVVPDSLMTRQKTVGIRIPQNPIALAIVQELGHPLVTTSANVSGQDVYHDPLDIEDALGHQLDLVIDGGILRGDSSTVISLIGDQVEVLREGSGDTSWIHQL from the coding sequence ATGATTATTTCCATCAATCCCGAAAACCCCCAGTTGAGATTGATTCGTCAGGTTGTGGACAAGCTCAAGCAGGGCGGAGTCATTGCCTACCCGACCGATACGAACTACGGTATCGGCTGCGATATTTTCAACAAGAAGGGTGTCAAAAACATTTATCAGATCAAGAAACGCGATGCGCGCAAACCCTTCTCCTTCATCTGCGCGGACCTGTCCGATGTTTCCAACTACGCCCAGGTCAGCAACTTTGCGTTCAAGATCATGAAACGTCACCTGCCCGGGCCTTACACTTTCGTGCTTGAAGCGACCCGAGTGGTGCCCGATTCCCTCATGACCCGCCAGAAAACGGTGGGGATCCGGATTCCGCAGAACCCCATTGCGCTGGCTATCGTGCAGGAGCTTGGCCATCCGCTGGTAACCACCAGCGCCAACGTCTCCGGTCAGGATGTCTACCATGATCCGCTCGATATCGAAGATGCCCTCGGCCATCAGCTCGACCTGGTTATCGATGGCGGCATCCTGCGGGGGGATTCCTCTACCGTCATCAGTCTGATCGGCGACCAGGTGGAGGTGTTGCGTGAAGGTTCAGGCGATACCTCCTGGATTCATCAGCTCTGA
- a CDS encoding PDZ domain-containing protein, with protein sequence MFFAIKIKLGRLCFFHVITGLFFALLSSGGGPAAAAEGEFGGVGLQVVPTVRGELVVLAVVAGTPAEKQGIEPGDLIIAVDGYPLQGTNFQAVVGELLWGPVGSRAMLSFKRPGVAGLRQVDVVRIALEVDDKQSMPGVRMLLPGEVEDAGKKD encoded by the coding sequence ATGTTTTTTGCAATCAAAATAAAGCTTGGGCGACTTTGCTTTTTTCATGTCATCACAGGGCTCTTCTTTGCCCTGCTGTCGTCAGGCGGCGGCCCCGCAGCTGCTGCCGAGGGGGAGTTTGGCGGCGTTGGGTTGCAGGTGGTCCCCACCGTGCGCGGTGAACTGGTCGTGCTGGCGGTCGTCGCCGGAACCCCGGCTGAAAAACAGGGGATTGAGCCCGGTGACCTGATTATTGCTGTGGATGGATATCCCCTGCAGGGAACCAATTTCCAGGCGGTGGTGGGCGAGCTTTTATGGGGGCCTGTCGGGAGTCGCGCCATGCTGAGCTTCAAGCGCCCCGGCGTTGCCGGCCTTAGGCAGGTGGACGTGGTGCGAATCGCTCTGGAGGTGGATGACAAACAGTCCATGCCGGGGGTCAGGATGCTGCTGCCGGGGGAGGTTGAAGATGCAGGAAAAAAAGACTGA
- the truB gene encoding tRNA pseudouridine(55) synthase TruB: MDGILLIDKPQGLTSHDVVARVRRLLRTRRVGHTGTLDPMATGVLPVAVGQATRLVEFIMAGEKTYHATMKLGVITDTQDAEGQVVERRAVEPHCLEQLPEVLPRFTGDIEQIPPMYSAIKRNGVALHRLARQGVDVDRPPRAVHIARIEILRTGEDEAELEVTCAKGTYIRTLVHDIGETLGPGAHLTRLCRTRSGSFNLAQCIALDDVDEGILPGESPAFLTPIEAMRDYSRLEIVSEAAGRLADGVPPSLDQVVGKEDFAQGDVVALTDDERLLAVARFDPTRQKEKRGDFELLKVFNVFS; this comes from the coding sequence ATGGACGGAATTCTGCTGATCGATAAACCGCAGGGACTCACCTCCCATGATGTGGTCGCGCGCGTGCGGCGTCTGTTGCGCACCCGGCGGGTCGGCCATACCGGCACCCTCGATCCTATGGCTACGGGGGTTCTGCCCGTGGCCGTCGGCCAGGCGACCCGGCTGGTTGAATTTATCATGGCTGGCGAAAAAACCTATCACGCCACCATGAAGCTTGGCGTGATCACCGACACCCAGGATGCTGAGGGGCAGGTTGTCGAACGTCGAGCGGTCGAGCCGCACTGCCTTGAACAGCTACCGGAAGTTCTGCCGCGCTTTACCGGCGATATCGAACAGATCCCGCCCATGTATTCGGCCATCAAACGCAACGGGGTCGCGCTGCACCGCCTGGCGCGCCAGGGGGTCGATGTGGATCGTCCGCCGCGGGCCGTACATATCGCCCGCATTGAAATTCTGCGGACCGGGGAAGATGAGGCCGAGCTTGAGGTAACCTGCGCCAAGGGCACCTACATCCGGACGCTGGTTCATGATATCGGTGAGACGCTGGGGCCCGGTGCCCATCTGACCAGGCTTTGCCGCACCCGCAGCGGATCGTTCAATTTGGCGCAGTGCATTGCGCTGGATGATGTGGACGAGGGCATCCTGCCCGGGGAAAGTCCCGCATTTCTGACGCCGATTGAAGCGATGCGTGATTATAGCCGCCTTGAGATCGTATCCGAGGCTGCCGGTCGACTTGCTGACGGTGTGCCGCCTTCTCTCGATCAGGTGGTTGGAAAAGAAGATTTCGCACAGGGGGATGTGGTTGCATTGACCGACGATGAAAGGCTGTTGGCGGTCGCGCGCTTCGATCCGACGCGGCAAAAGGAAAAACGTGGAGATTTTGAGCTTTTAAAGGTGTTCAATGTCTTTTCATGA
- a CDS encoding DUF503 domain-containing protein → MVVGIARYELVLHAPQNLKEKRGIVRKILGRCRERFPISAAEVGCHDLWQRASIGVAVVVADEAEADSVFARIEEEIDRIGLAEVCDRETEFVHL, encoded by the coding sequence ATGGTCGTTGGGATCGCCCGTTACGAGCTAGTTCTTCATGCGCCGCAGAATCTCAAGGAGAAGCGCGGGATCGTGCGCAAAATTCTCGGACGCTGCCGTGAGCGCTTCCCCATTTCGGCTGCCGAAGTCGGGTGCCATGACTTATGGCAGCGAGCCAGTATCGGAGTTGCTGTGGTTGTTGCCGACGAGGCTGAAGCAGATTCAGTTTTTGCTCGCATCGAAGAGGAAATCGACCGCATCGGCCTCGCTGAAGTGTGCGATCGCGAGACCGAATTTGTTCACCTGTAG
- the dut gene encoding dUTP diphosphatase — MNHIDVRVQVVRSGAVVPRYMSDCAAGMDLHAALDAPVRVKPGQRMLIPTGLAFAIPEGYEGQIRPRSGLALRHGISLVNSPGTIDADYRGEVGVILINHGEDTLTLQPGDRIAQMVLSKVVQGRLRQVDFLDETRRGSGGFGHTGWRDEEEIDHE; from the coding sequence ATGAATCATATTGATGTTCGTGTACAGGTCGTCCGTTCCGGCGCAGTTGTGCCGCGCTATATGTCTGATTGCGCCGCCGGAATGGATCTTCACGCCGCACTGGACGCCCCCGTAAGAGTCAAACCCGGGCAGCGCATGCTGATCCCCACCGGCCTGGCCTTTGCCATCCCTGAGGGTTACGAAGGGCAGATCCGCCCGCGCTCCGGCCTGGCGCTGCGACACGGCATAAGCCTGGTCAACTCTCCCGGCACGATCGACGCCGATTACCGCGGGGAGGTGGGCGTCATCCTGATTAATCATGGCGAGGACACGCTGACGCTCCAACCGGGAGACCGCATCGCGCAAATGGTGCTCTCCAAGGTCGTGCAGGGGCGGCTGCGGCAGGTGGATTTCCTGGACGAAACCCGCAGGGGATCAGGCGGTTTCGGCCATACGGGGTGGCGCGACGAGGAGGAGATCGACCATGAATGA
- a CDS encoding ribosome-binding factor A gives MSSQRSHRVGEQIQKEISALLVKGLKDPRIGFVTITGVEMTPDLHLARVFFSVMGDEKAQQETEEGLKSSVSFIRRELGKRLRMRYTPDLIFSYDHSLEYGNRIDTLLEEIQETGKRDDRTDTDED, from the coding sequence TTGTCATCACAACGTTCACATCGTGTCGGAGAACAGATACAGAAGGAAATTTCAGCCTTGCTGGTTAAGGGCCTGAAAGATCCGCGCATTGGGTTTGTGACCATCACCGGCGTTGAGATGACGCCGGACCTGCATCTGGCGCGGGTCTTTTTCTCTGTTATGGGTGATGAAAAAGCCCAGCAGGAAACGGAGGAGGGACTTAAAAGCTCCGTATCTTTTATTCGCCGGGAACTCGGCAAGCGCCTGCGTATGCGATATACGCCCGATCTCATCTTCAGCTACGATCACTCTCTGGAGTACGGCAACCGTATTGACACTCTGCTTGAAGAAATCCAGGAAACCGGAAAGCGCGATGACCGAACAGATACTGACGAAGATTGA
- the rpsO gene encoding 30S ribosomal protein S15 produces MLATDRKQEIIEQFKTHEGDTGSPEVQIALLSARIIYLTEHFKTHKKDHHSRRGLLKIVGQRRRLLDYLKAKDVERYRKIIKELGIRR; encoded by the coding sequence GTGCTGGCCACGGATCGCAAACAGGAAATTATCGAACAGTTCAAGACGCATGAGGGTGACACCGGCTCGCCCGAGGTTCAGATCGCTCTGCTCTCAGCGCGCATCATTTACCTGACCGAGCATTTCAAGACCCACAAAAAGGATCACCATTCCCGTCGCGGGCTGCTCAAGATCGTCGGGCAAAGACGGCGCCTGCTCGATTATCTGAAAGCCAAGGATGTCGAGCGTTATCGCAAGATCATCAAAGAACTGGGCATCCGCCGTTAA
- a CDS encoding TolC family protein: MIRKLLAGLLAMLLATLVLHSPQKAYAADDTSSLPVLSVTEVIALTLENNPTLSAAGHESAALKHEVGQAGVRPNPEFSLELENFGGSGEFSGADRAETTLRLSQRLELGGKRSARQDVARSGEELGLWQKELARIEIASEAVARFLDLVAAQQREAVARDQVALNESLLFAVEERIAAGKSASIEKKRFSSRLAEARLELRRVQREVSAARQVLALSWQGSQGDFIAADEDFRRVAEIPERSKILTDLESSPAVQRANGMRLRTEQELRLARAEGVVDPTLSLGVKRDEDADDHALVAQISVPLPLFNRNQGAIAAARSRLDKAREEKNAARLDLERQVVRGWSKLDSAYDDVVSLRDEVIPAAEETFEGIRYGYQAGKFGLLDVLDAEQSFFAAKSLQIDALLSYHRAVLELERLLGRNVLKSVQYLNFSKYEDK; the protein is encoded by the coding sequence ATGATCCGTAAACTTTTGGCCGGGTTGCTGGCGATGCTGCTGGCGACTCTTGTTCTGCACAGTCCGCAGAAGGCTTATGCCGCGGATGACACGTCGAGTCTACCCGTTTTGTCTGTGACGGAAGTCATTGCGCTTACGCTTGAAAATAATCCCACACTTTCCGCCGCCGGGCATGAATCAGCAGCCCTGAAGCATGAAGTAGGTCAGGCCGGGGTTCGCCCCAATCCAGAGTTTTCCCTTGAATTGGAGAACTTCGGCGGCAGCGGCGAGTTTTCAGGGGCCGACCGCGCAGAGACCACGCTGCGCCTCAGCCAACGATTGGAGTTGGGGGGGAAGCGCTCGGCGCGGCAGGATGTCGCCCGCTCCGGGGAGGAACTGGGCCTTTGGCAGAAGGAGCTTGCCCGCATTGAGATCGCATCCGAGGCGGTCGCACGTTTCCTCGACCTGGTAGCCGCCCAGCAGCGTGAAGCTGTTGCCCGTGACCAGGTGGCGTTGAATGAAAGCCTGCTGTTCGCGGTTGAGGAGCGGATCGCCGCAGGAAAATCCGCATCCATCGAGAAAAAGCGTTTTTCTTCCCGTCTCGCCGAGGCGCGATTGGAACTGAGGCGAGTTCAGCGCGAGGTGTCTGCGGCTCGACAGGTGCTGGCCTTGTCCTGGCAGGGGAGCCAAGGTGATTTCATCGCTGCGGATGAAGATTTTCGTCGCGTTGCTGAGATTCCCGAGCGATCGAAAATTCTTACAGACCTTGAAAGCAGTCCCGCCGTGCAGCGGGCAAACGGCATGCGGCTCAGGACAGAGCAGGAGCTGCGGCTGGCACGCGCCGAAGGGGTGGTTGATCCGACGCTGAGCCTCGGCGTCAAGCGTGACGAGGATGCGGATGACCATGCCCTTGTTGCTCAAATTTCCGTACCGCTGCCGTTGTTCAATCGCAACCAGGGCGCGATTGCAGCGGCCCGCTCGCGTCTTGATAAGGCACGGGAGGAAAAAAACGCCGCCAGGCTTGATCTGGAACGGCAGGTGGTGCGCGGCTGGAGCAAACTTGACAGCGCCTACGATGACGTCGTCTCGCTGCGTGACGAGGTGATCCCGGCTGCAGAGGAGACCTTTGAAGGAATCCGGTACGGTTATCAGGCCGGGAAATTCGGACTGCTCGATGTTCTGGATGCGGAACAGAGCTTTTTTGCCGCAAAAAGCCTGCAGATCGATGCCCTTCTTTCCTATCACCGAGCCGTGCTCGAATTGGAGCGCCTGCTGGGACGCAATGTTCTGAAGTCCGTTCAGTACCTGAATTTTTCAAAATACGAGGATAAATAA
- a CDS encoding M16 family metallopeptidase translates to MCLGTPSLPQNHPDRFQAHLINVILGGSMSSRLFQSIREDAGLAYSIYSYLNSHSDSGALVVYAGVCPDDLREVVSLILKELDDLRTIPLSERELGAAKEQLKGHLLLSLESTDTRMTRLARNEIYLGRDVDVEEVVGSIESVNAADLQNLARHFFQDDSLILETVGQCRDHDLTMLDLALS, encoded by the coding sequence CTGTGTCTCGGTACGCCGAGTCTTCCGCAGAACCATCCTGATCGTTTTCAGGCCCATCTGATCAATGTCATCCTCGGTGGAAGCATGAGTTCCAGGCTGTTCCAGAGTATCCGGGAAGATGCCGGTCTTGCTTACTCCATTTACAGTTACCTTAATTCCCATTCCGATTCCGGAGCCCTGGTTGTTTATGCCGGGGTTTGCCCCGATGATCTTCGGGAAGTGGTTTCTCTGATTCTCAAGGAGCTTGACGATCTGCGCACAATCCCGCTTTCGGAGAGGGAACTTGGCGCGGCCAAGGAACAGCTCAAGGGGCATCTGCTGCTGTCGCTTGAAAGTACCGACACCCGGATGACACGGCTGGCCAGGAACGAAATTTACCTGGGCCGCGATGTGGATGTCGAGGAGGTGGTCGGCTCCATTGAATCGGTCAACGCTGCCGACCTGCAGAACCTCGCCCGGCACTTTTTCCAGGACGACTCCCTGATTCTTGAAACCGTTGGGCAGTGTCGTGACCATGATCTGACCATGCTCGATCTCGCGCTGTCCTGA